One Patescibacteria group bacterium DNA segment encodes these proteins:
- a CDS encoding AbrB/MazE/SpoVT family DNA-binding domain-containing protein produces the protein MGIATLSQKYQIVVPREVRDRLHLKAGAKIVIHPLDDTRAVLTKHPTDYVQALQGLGKEVWQSLGGTDTYILQERSSWDK, from the coding sequence ATGGGAATAGCTACTCTATCGCAAAAGTACCAAATTGTGGTTCCTCGGGAGGTGAGGGATCGGTTGCACTTGAAAGCAGGGGCGAAGATTGTGATTCATCCACTTGATGATACAAGAGCGGTGCTGACAAAGCATCCGACTGATTATGTACAAGCGTTGCAAGGATTGGGGAAAGAGGTATGGCAATCGCTCGGTGGTACAGACACCTATATCCTTCAGGAGAGATCTTCATGGGACAAGTAA
- a CDS encoding PIN domain-containing protein yields MGQVIGIDSSVIIYLLEEHPQFLSRARRALLLVQEGKYEAVLSVIGMIEILTGPKLQGKKELAAHYKELIKNFPHVRITGIDESVVDIASDLRGKYRLRTPDAIHIATAIAHSAEKFVTNDMALKVVTEIPIEMLV; encoded by the coding sequence ATGGGACAAGTAATTGGCATAGATTCCTCCGTTATCATTTATCTTCTCGAAGAGCATCCGCAATTTCTCTCCAGAGCGCGGAGGGCGCTCTTGTTGGTGCAGGAGGGGAAATATGAAGCAGTCTTGTCGGTTATTGGCATGATCGAAATTTTGACTGGACCGAAACTGCAAGGGAAGAAAGAACTTGCTGCGCACTATAAGGAACTCATCAAAAATTTTCCCCACGTGCGGATTACGGGGATTGACGAATCCGTCGTGGATATTGCTTCTGATCTGCGCGGAAAGTATCGGCTCCGCACGCCAGATGCGATCCATATTGCCACCGCGATTGCGCATAGCGCGGAGAAATTCGTCACCAATGATATGGCGCTTAAGGTAGTCACTGAGATACCAATTGAAATGCTCGTGTGA
- the gpmI gene encoding 2,3-bisphosphoglycerate-independent phosphoglycerate mutase — protein sequence MLTHTAKPLVLIIRDGWGVAPPGPGNAVALSRTPHHDEYRKKYPFALLEASGESIGLPPGFHGNSEVGHLTMGAGRPVKQELTFIHEEIASGAFFRNKKLIDAFASCRDKGKTLHLIGILQDAGVHAHEEHLWALLTLAQQQRVERMYVHVLADGRDSPPRSVLTFLKKLSARFPSVPVGTVAGRYWLDRAGHWPLIETLYRALVFGEALTAKTAEDAVQNAYRNHRTPDGQPMVDEYIPPYRIGNFEKIEEDDTVFFFNFRQDRMIQLTKAFVERRYGGPPVRFIALTRPYDEFHNFIFAPHEETQTLSPVLGEVLSAHNVRQLRIADSQKFRHVTSFLNGKRITPFPGEDRLEIKVGPSAQYRERPDMGAIEIAAIAPPVIRHSVYDLIIINFANCDMVGHVGDLPLAVKTVGIVDRCVGALVEAALLSGGEALLTADHGNIEQMHYNGDQNAVCTAHSANPVECFYISHTPQGTLSPQGFLSSIAPTVLDLLGIPIPPEMTSPSLLVRNNIS from the coding sequence ATGCTTACCCATACGGCTAAACCACTTGTCCTCATCATCCGTGACGGATGGGGCGTCGCGCCTCCCGGCCCGGGAAACGCCGTAGCGCTCTCGCGCACGCCGCACCATGACGAGTACCGCAAAAAATACCCGTTCGCGCTCCTTGAAGCGTCAGGCGAGTCAATCGGCCTCCCGCCAGGTTTCCATGGAAATTCCGAAGTGGGGCACCTTACCATGGGCGCCGGCAGGCCTGTCAAACAAGAGCTCACCTTTATCCACGAGGAAATTGCCTCTGGCGCTTTTTTCCGTAATAAAAAACTCATCGATGCATTCGCCTCGTGCCGCGATAAGGGAAAAACACTCCACCTCATCGGCATCCTGCAGGACGCCGGCGTACACGCGCATGAGGAGCATCTCTGGGCGCTCCTCACCCTTGCGCAGCAACAACGCGTCGAACGTATGTATGTGCACGTACTTGCCGACGGCAGAGACTCGCCGCCGCGCAGCGTACTCACGTTTTTAAAAAAACTGTCTGCACGTTTCCCTTCAGTGCCTGTGGGCACGGTCGCCGGGCGCTACTGGCTCGACCGCGCAGGCCATTGGCCGCTCATAGAAACGCTCTATCGCGCCCTTGTCTTCGGCGAAGCGCTTACCGCTAAAACCGCGGAAGACGCCGTCCAGAATGCGTACCGCAATCACCGCACGCCAGACGGACAGCCCATGGTCGATGAATATATTCCTCCTTACCGCATTGGAAATTTTGAAAAAATAGAAGAAGATGATACCGTCTTCTTTTTCAACTTCCGCCAAGATCGCATGATTCAGCTCACCAAAGCATTTGTGGAACGTAGGTATGGAGGCCCGCCTGTGCGTTTCATCGCCCTCACGCGCCCCTATGACGAATTTCATAATTTTATATTTGCCCCTCATGAAGAAACGCAGACGCTCTCTCCCGTGCTGGGGGAAGTTTTAAGCGCCCATAACGTGCGACAACTGCGCATCGCGGACAGCCAGAAATTCCGCCATGTAACCAGTTTCTTAAACGGCAAGCGCATTACACCGTTCCCGGGCGAGGATCGGCTGGAAATAAAAGTAGGGCCTTCTGCCCAGTACCGGGAACGGCCCGACATGGGAGCCATTGAAATCGCGGCAATCGCTCCTCCGGTCATCCGCCATAGCGTTTATGATCTTATTATTATTAATTTTGCCAACTGCGACATGGTGGGGCACGTGGGTGACCTTCCGCTCGCGGTAAAAACAGTGGGTATCGTGGACCGCTGCGTGGGCGCGCTCGTGGAGGCCGCGCTTCTCTCGGGAGGCGAAGCGCTCTTAACTGCTGACCACGGCAACATCGAGCAAATGCATTATAATGGCGACCAAAATGCGGTCTGCACGGCGCATTCCGCAAATCCCGTGGAATGCTTCTATATTTCCCACACCCCCCAAGGCACGCTCTCGCCGCAGGGATTCCTTTCAAGCATCGCGCCTACGGTGTTGGATCTGCTTGGTATTCCCATCCCTCCCGAGATGACGAGCCCGAGTCTTCTGGTAAGAAATAATATAAGTTGA
- a CDS encoding helix-turn-helix domain-containing protein, whose amino-acid sequence MRHIESILHTLGFNKKEARVYLASLRLGQAPASEIAREVTLNRVTTYEVLKRLVHRGLASVTEQKHVKYFSVLGPDKLFQHFKTNMDALQQHMKELLSLTQGKGARPRVSFYEGAEGLRDVYRDFHAYRNSEALSFTNCRALYEGIGKNFLYQTYKNRQALGITVRSLCPDNPEDIAEQRQDARASRRIKLFPHEKYRIPNEMIVYADKVALMSFTDKISIVIENKEIAESLRTIWHMVWDRY is encoded by the coding sequence ATGCGCCATATAGAATCCATCCTTCATACCCTCGGATTCAATAAAAAAGAAGCAAGGGTGTACCTTGCTTCCCTAAGGCTCGGACAAGCGCCTGCGAGTGAAATCGCGCGGGAAGTAACTCTTAACCGCGTGACTACCTATGAGGTGCTCAAGCGTCTGGTACACAGAGGCCTCGCCTCGGTTACAGAACAAAAACACGTAAAATATTTCAGCGTCTTGGGGCCTGACAAGCTTTTCCAGCATTTCAAAACGAATATGGATGCACTGCAACAACACATGAAAGAACTCCTCTCCCTCACGCAAGGGAAAGGAGCGCGGCCGCGGGTCTCTTTCTATGAGGGCGCAGAAGGCTTGCGGGACGTCTACCGCGATTTTCACGCCTACCGCAATAGCGAAGCGCTCTCTTTTACCAACTGCAGAGCGCTCTACGAAGGAATAGGCAAAAATTTCCTGTACCAAACCTACAAGAACCGACAGGCGCTCGGCATCACCGTGAGATCTCTCTGCCCTGACAATCCTGAAGATATTGCAGAGCAGCGGCAAGACGCGCGCGCGTCACGCCGCATCAAATTATTTCCCCACGAGAAATACCGCATCCCCAACGAAATGATCGTGTATGCGGATAAAGTGGCGCTCATGTCTTTCACCGACAAAATATCTATCGTGATAGAAAATAAAGAAATCGCAGAATCACTGCGAACGATCTGGCACATGGTTTGGGATCGGTACTAA
- a CDS encoding thiamine pyrophosphate-dependent enzyme: MAETADFNTPLFPTWCPGCGDFSIWSALKEAFVVLGMEPHQCAVVYGIGCSGNMCSFVNTYGFEGLHGRGLPVACGIKMANHNLPVMMVGGDGDLLGEGMGHFIHACRANHHVTTLIHNNQVYGLTTGQTAPTSEKGAKTKSTPAGVIEEQTNPITLALTAGATFVARGFSGDIPHLTDLIVKAISHKGFSVLDVLQPCVTFNKVNTYAWFRERVYKLEESGYRQTTKPAAIERAFEPWHEKLPLGIFWQEEKPTYEDSLPQLKNGPLVERDLSHIDISKLLEEFK, encoded by the coding sequence ATGGCGGAAACAGCCGACTTCAATACTCCCCTTTTTCCCACCTGGTGCCCCGGCTGCGGCGATTTTAGCATTTGGTCGGCACTTAAGGAAGCATTCGTGGTATTGGGAATGGAACCGCACCAATGTGCGGTGGTCTATGGCATTGGGTGTTCCGGCAACATGTGCTCCTTCGTGAATACCTATGGCTTTGAGGGACTGCACGGCCGCGGCCTGCCCGTAGCCTGCGGTATAAAAATGGCAAACCACAATCTGCCGGTTATGATGGTGGGCGGAGACGGCGATCTTTTAGGCGAAGGTATGGGGCATTTCATCCATGCGTGCCGCGCCAATCACCACGTCACCACGCTCATCCACAATAACCAAGTGTATGGGCTTACCACCGGCCAGACCGCGCCGACTTCCGAAAAAGGCGCCAAAACAAAATCAACGCCCGCAGGCGTCATTGAAGAGCAAACGAATCCCATCACGCTCGCGCTCACCGCAGGCGCGACCTTTGTCGCGCGCGGCTTTTCAGGAGACATTCCCCACCTTACTGACCTTATCGTAAAAGCTATTTCGCACAAAGGGTTTTCGGTGCTGGATGTGCTGCAGCCCTGCGTGACATTCAACAAAGTCAATACTTACGCATGGTTCAGAGAGAGGGTCTACAAGCTGGAAGAGTCGGGGTATCGGCAAACCACCAAACCAGCGGCGATCGAACGTGCCTTCGAGCCATGGCATGAAAAACTCCCCCTTGGCATCTTCTGGCAGGAGGAAAAGCCCACCTACGAAGACTCCCTGCCGCAGCTCAAAAACGGCCCCCTCGTCGAGCGCGACTTGTCCCATATCGATATCTCAAAACTCTTGGAGGAATTTAAATGA
- a CDS encoding type IV pilus twitching motility protein PilT, whose translation MTPSIDTIFKHAVDEGASDIHLMVGKPPIIRIDGLLKDTDFPLLSHKVIDDLISSMLNEHQREIFLSEKEFDFSYELPNVSRFRVNLHVERGNPALAARVVSARIPTMEDLLMPEVVYELVRLPQGLILVTGPTGCGKSTSLAAMVNLINAERRAHIITLEDPIEFLHTSDKSIIKQRQYGTDFLSFAEALKHVLRQDPNVIMVGEMRDLETVAATITLAETGHLVLATLHTLNAAQTVDRIIDIFPPYQQTQVRLQLSLSLRGVISQQLLPKKGAGRVASREILINNPAVSNLIRENKIAQIKSVIQTSAEDGMVTMDQDLKRLYKERVIEHEVAVAHMLDPHLLD comes from the coding sequence ATGACTCCTTCCATTGACACCATCTTTAAACACGCGGTGGACGAGGGCGCCTCCGACATCCATCTCATGGTCGGCAAGCCCCCCATCATCCGCATTGACGGCCTCCTGAAAGATACCGACTTTCCCCTCCTCTCCCATAAAGTCATCGACGACCTCATCTCCTCAATGCTCAATGAGCACCAGCGGGAGATTTTTCTTTCAGAGAAGGAGTTTGATTTTTCCTATGAACTGCCAAACGTCTCCCGGTTCCGCGTCAACCTCCATGTGGAGCGGGGAAATCCCGCGCTCGCGGCGCGCGTGGTGTCCGCGCGCATCCCCACCATGGAAGACCTCCTGATGCCGGAAGTGGTCTATGAGCTGGTGCGCCTGCCGCAAGGGTTAATTCTCGTGACCGGCCCCACCGGCTGCGGCAAATCAACGTCGCTTGCGGCCATGGTCAACCTTATTAATGCGGAACGCCGCGCCCATATCATCACCTTGGAAGACCCGATTGAATTTTTGCACACGAGCGACAAATCCATCATCAAGCAAAGGCAATACGGCACTGATTTCCTTTCGTTCGCGGAAGCGCTGAAACATGTCCTGCGCCAGGATCCCAATGTTATCATGGTGGGCGAAATGCGCGATTTGGAAACGGTCGCGGCAACCATCACGCTCGCGGAGACCGGCCATCTCGTGCTTGCCACCCTTCATACCTTGAACGCGGCGCAGACCGTCGACCGCATCATAGACATCTTCCCGCCCTACCAGCAAACCCAAGTGCGGCTTCAGCTCTCCCTTTCCCTGCGGGGTGTCATCTCGCAGCAGCTCCTCCCGAAAAAAGGTGCGGGCCGCGTGGCATCACGGGAAATCCTCATAAATAATCCCGCAGTATCGAACCTCATCCGCGAAAATAAAATCGCCCAGATCAAATCCGTGATACAAACCTCAGCGGAAGACGGCATGGTGACCATGGATCAGGACCTGAAACGGCTCTATAAGGAACGCGTGATTGAACACGAGGTGGCGGTCGCCCACATGCTCGACCCGCACCTGCTCGATTAG
- a CDS encoding cyclic nucleotide-binding domain-containing protein, protein MPPRTAPHPAHHEALAALRTLPLATGLSEGELATLSEYLTSASYPKGKVVFEQGGRRDALLLITQGRLSIYKEFGDAPEVFAVLHPGNFCCEEALTDQRSVHSKSGQALDELKTLELTYTAFRALSSEHPRLAIFLLEKLLQSVAERLHHTDNRLITLYHTGRIISITLPLEEMGRQILAALHEVIRAKRSLFVSFLPSLNRILLLAHYGFAVPPFGGEDHIPLSQDPVLGLIAANNATILVTRDSPLPHTVDVAYTSPSMVGVPIKEEGKTIGAILMLDKQNDEFNLNNVMLLEIVARQIAGAITEGEALHRHQAEEELKRVYIRPF, encoded by the coding sequence ATGCCTCCCCGCACTGCACCCCATCCCGCGCACCACGAGGCGCTTGCCGCGCTCCGCACCCTGCCCCTTGCTACAGGACTTTCAGAAGGGGAGCTTGCAACCTTGTCTGAATACCTGACCTCTGCCAGTTACCCGAAGGGGAAAGTGGTATTCGAGCAGGGAGGAAGGCGCGATGCGCTTCTCCTTATCACGCAAGGGCGCCTTTCTATCTATAAAGAATTTGGCGATGCGCCGGAAGTGTTTGCCGTGCTCCATCCCGGCAATTTCTGCTGCGAAGAAGCGCTTACTGACCAACGCTCTGTCCATTCAAAAAGCGGCCAAGCGCTTGATGAACTGAAAACGCTTGAGCTTACCTACACCGCGTTTCGAGCGCTGTCATCAGAGCACCCGCGCCTGGCCATATTTCTCCTTGAAAAACTCCTGCAATCGGTGGCCGAGAGGCTCCACCATACTGATAATAGGCTCATTACTCTCTACCACACCGGCCGCATCATCAGCATCACGCTTCCCCTTGAAGAAATGGGGCGCCAGATCCTCGCCGCGCTCCATGAGGTGATCCGCGCAAAGCGCTCGCTCTTCGTGTCATTCCTCCCGTCCCTCAACCGCATCCTGCTTCTCGCGCATTATGGATTCGCCGTCCCGCCTTTCGGCGGCGAGGACCACATCCCATTAAGCCAAGATCCGGTGCTCGGGCTCATCGCCGCAAATAACGCGACCATCCTGGTCACGAGAGACAGCCCTTTGCCTCATACCGTCGACGTGGCGTACACGAGCCCCTCCATGGTAGGCGTACCGATCAAGGAGGAGGGGAAAACCATAGGCGCGATCCTGATGCTCGATAAGCAGAACGATGAATTTAATCTTAATAATGTGATGCTCCTTGAAATCGTCGCGCGGCAAATCGCCGGCGCCATTACCGAAGGGGAAGCGCTCCACCGCCATCAGGCAGAGGAGGAGCTCAAAAGAGTTTACATCAGACCATTTTAA
- a CDS encoding 2-oxoacid:acceptor oxidoreductase subunit alpha, whose protein sequence is MDRFTWKIGGQAGFGIATSGQLFSRMCVAAGRFVADYSEKPNRIRGGHNTHQVTIADKPLYAASRKVDLLVALDKDTAFLHLKELAPRAAVIYDGEKNTLTVEDLGRKDVVLYSVPLARFAKEVGGEEVMRNTVALGASLAFMGCDFTPLERVLTSAFGKKPERLAANLKAAREGFEYVRAQGGVHHACPLTQKLSSPHIVIPGNEAMALGAIQAGCTFYAAYPMSPSSSILHYLAGKAETTGMVVKHAEDEISVINMALGASYAGARAMIGTSGGGFSLMVESLGLAGIAEIPLVIAEVMRPGPATGMPTWTEASDLQFVIHAAQGEFPRVVLAPGDVEEAFHYTLLAFNLAERWQVPVFLLSDKNLGEHSRSVPPFDASAYRIDRGKLLTQKDLSGTKPFKRYVLTRDGVSPRSRPGLKGGVYLSNSYEHDYFGYSDESSKMRVAQADKRMKKLEGIAHEMPKPFILGPSKAPLTLVTWGSMKGPVREAMERLGEEKMKVNMVHFSGMWPFPKRWAEKLLSSQKRLVLVENNATAQFGSLLKEQTGIDIEDKLLKYDGRPWFPEELIVETKKRL, encoded by the coding sequence ATGGACAGGTTTACCTGGAAAATCGGCGGACAAGCAGGTTTCGGCATTGCCACCTCCGGCCAATTATTTTCGCGGATGTGCGTGGCTGCGGGCAGATTCGTGGCGGATTACAGTGAAAAACCAAACCGCATCAGAGGAGGCCATAACACCCACCAAGTCACCATTGCGGACAAACCACTCTATGCGGCGTCACGGAAAGTGGATCTGCTCGTTGCCCTTGATAAAGATACGGCGTTTTTGCACCTTAAGGAACTCGCGCCCCGTGCCGCCGTCATTTATGACGGAGAAAAAAACACCCTTACTGTGGAAGATCTGGGACGGAAAGATGTAGTGCTTTATTCCGTGCCGCTCGCGCGCTTTGCCAAAGAAGTGGGCGGCGAGGAAGTTATGCGCAATACCGTGGCCCTTGGCGCGTCCCTCGCGTTCATGGGATGCGATTTTACCCCGCTTGAGCGCGTCCTCACGAGCGCATTCGGCAAAAAACCAGAGCGCCTGGCCGCCAATCTCAAGGCCGCCCGTGAAGGATTCGAATATGTCCGCGCGCAAGGAGGGGTCCACCACGCGTGCCCCCTCACCCAAAAACTCTCTTCTCCTCATATCGTAATCCCGGGCAACGAAGCAATGGCTTTGGGCGCCATCCAAGCTGGCTGCACCTTCTACGCCGCTTACCCGATGAGCCCTTCCTCTTCCATTCTGCATTACCTTGCGGGCAAGGCGGAAACCACTGGCATGGTCGTGAAGCACGCGGAGGATGAAATTTCCGTCATCAATATGGCGCTGGGCGCGTCCTATGCCGGCGCACGCGCCATGATCGGCACGTCAGGCGGCGGATTCTCGCTGATGGTGGAATCGCTCGGGCTCGCGGGAATCGCGGAGATCCCCCTCGTGATCGCGGAGGTTATGCGCCCCGGCCCTGCCACGGGCATGCCCACCTGGACAGAAGCTTCTGACCTCCAATTTGTCATCCATGCGGCGCAAGGAGAATTTCCCCGCGTCGTGCTCGCGCCGGGCGACGTGGAAGAAGCCTTTCACTACACGCTTCTCGCATTCAATCTTGCAGAGCGCTGGCAGGTGCCTGTCTTTCTTCTTTCTGATAAAAACCTTGGGGAACACAGCCGCAGCGTGCCTCCGTTTGATGCATCGGCCTACCGCATTGATCGAGGCAAACTCCTCACGCAAAAAGACTTGAGCGGCACGAAACCCTTCAAGCGGTATGTGCTTACCCGTGACGGCGTGTCCCCGCGCTCGCGGCCGGGCCTGAAAGGCGGCGTCTATCTTTCCAATTCTTATGAACATGACTACTTCGGCTACTCTGACGAATCCTCGAAAATGCGCGTCGCGCAGGCTGACAAACGCATGAAAAAACTGGAGGGCATTGCTCATGAAATGCCAAAGCCTTTCATACTAGGCCCCTCAAAAGCTCCGCTTACGCTCGTCACCTGGGGATCCATGAAAGGGCCAGTGAGGGAAGCGATGGAGCGTCTTGGGGAAGAAAAAATGAAAGTAAACATGGTGCACTTCTCCGGCATGTGGCCATTCCCCAAAAGGTGGGCGGAAAAGCTGCTCTCCTCGCAGAAGCGTCTGGTGCTTGTCGAGAATAACGCCACGGCGCAGTTCGGCAGCTTGCTCAAAGAACAGACAGGTATCGATATCGAAGATAAACTGCTCAAATACGACGGAAGACCATGGTTCCCGGAAGAGCTTATTGTCGAGACAAAAAAACGACTATAA
- a CDS encoding ATP-dependent helicase, with protein MDVQSSQRHAGPLSRERADIDYKNELNSEQFAVVRDAEGPCLVLAGAGSGKTRTLVYRVAWLIAHGTPADRILLLTFTNKAAHAMLSRAAALVKGEVKGLWGGTFHHIANRILRVYAGKLDFKPQFQILDEDDAERLMRSVLVTEGPHAAGSVFPKADAVRRVLSFAANSGISIEHAIDDHYPQFIKFKNFFPEFARAYEEKKRAMNAMDFDDLLVNLLRLLEQFPQVREKLSSRFKYVLVDEYQDTNRLQAGITHLLASVHGNLLVVGDDAQSIYSFRAADIGNILEFTDRYPKAKVFRLETNYRSRPEILTLANESIRHNSARYKKELRTSRKSGIVPLLASAPDPEAQASYVVAQVLARAEAHMSLHDMAVLFRASHQTLELELELAKHDIPYLKRGGLRYFEQAHIKDVLGYVRILANPADELAWRRVLQLYEGIGAQTADRIWRLVKQSPDQYLTIADEMKEMQGLSSRVERGVGEVWDDLRAFAISAVKGPGEIITAVLARRYREYAKDAFDDAEERILDLETLANFANRYQDLSALLADAALGEGFRGEVKGASMAQDEDKLILSTIHQAKGLEWKTVFVIGLVDGHFPNARTLERGKELEEERRLFYVAVTRAQEELILTYPETSYLSSGYLLGRPSLFVRELPKKVYQRWMIEDGGGDDAGMIDIDEEGDNADGILGKVIKTMRR; from the coding sequence ATGGATGTACAAAGCAGTCAACGACACGCGGGACCCCTTTCGAGGGAGCGTGCGGACATTGATTATAAAAATGAACTCAATTCTGAACAATTCGCCGTGGTGCGGGATGCGGAGGGGCCTTGTCTCGTGCTCGCGGGCGCGGGTTCCGGCAAGACGCGGACGCTGGTGTATCGGGTGGCGTGGCTCATCGCGCACGGCACGCCTGCCGACCGCATCCTGCTATTGACGTTTACGAATAAGGCAGCGCATGCCATGCTGTCCCGCGCCGCCGCGCTCGTGAAGGGCGAGGTGAAGGGCTTATGGGGCGGCACTTTCCATCATATCGCCAACCGCATCCTGCGCGTGTATGCGGGGAAGCTTGATTTCAAGCCCCAATTCCAGATTTTGGACGAGGATGACGCGGAGCGGCTGATGCGGTCAGTTCTGGTAACAGAAGGGCCTCACGCCGCCGGCAGCGTATTCCCGAAAGCAGACGCCGTCCGCCGCGTGCTCTCCTTTGCCGCCAACAGCGGCATATCGATTGAACACGCGATAGATGACCATTATCCGCAGTTTATAAAATTTAAGAATTTTTTCCCCGAGTTTGCGCGCGCCTATGAGGAGAAGAAGCGCGCGATGAACGCGATGGATTTTGACGATCTCTTGGTGAATCTCCTGCGGCTGCTGGAACAATTCCCGCAGGTGCGGGAAAAGCTCTCGTCGCGGTTCAAGTACGTGCTGGTGGACGAGTACCAGGATACGAACCGCCTGCAGGCGGGGATTACCCACTTGCTCGCCTCGGTGCATGGGAATCTCCTGGTGGTGGGCGATGACGCGCAGTCGATTTACTCATTCCGCGCCGCTGACATAGGGAATATTTTGGAATTTACCGACCGCTATCCCAAGGCGAAAGTGTTTCGCCTTGAAACAAATTACCGGTCCCGGCCGGAGATACTCACTCTTGCGAACGAGAGCATCCGGCATAACTCCGCACGTTATAAAAAAGAGCTGCGCACTTCGCGCAAGTCAGGCATCGTGCCTCTTTTGGCATCCGCGCCGGATCCTGAAGCTCAGGCGTCCTATGTGGTCGCGCAGGTGCTCGCGCGCGCAGAAGCGCACATGAGCCTCCATGACATGGCGGTGCTGTTCCGCGCGTCGCATCAGACGCTCGAGCTTGAGCTTGAGCTTGCCAAACACGATATTCCTTACCTGAAGCGGGGAGGTTTAAGATATTTTGAGCAGGCGCATATCAAAGACGTGCTGGGGTATGTGAGGATTTTGGCAAACCCTGCAGATGAGCTTGCGTGGCGCAGGGTGCTGCAGCTCTACGAAGGCATCGGCGCGCAAACCGCAGACCGCATTTGGCGCCTGGTGAAACAGTCGCCTGATCAATATCTCACGATCGCTGATGAGATGAAGGAAATGCAGGGTCTTTCTTCCCGCGTTGAGCGGGGCGTGGGAGAAGTATGGGATGATCTGCGGGCATTTGCCATATCCGCGGTTAAAGGGCCGGGTGAGATTATTACTGCAGTCTTGGCGCGCCGTTATCGGGAATATGCAAAGGATGCGTTTGACGATGCGGAAGAGAGGATCCTTGATTTGGAAACGCTTGCCAATTTTGCGAACCGCTATCAGGACTTGTCCGCGCTTCTCGCGGATGCGGCGTTGGGCGAGGGATTCCGCGGAGAAGTGAAGGGGGCGTCCATGGCGCAGGATGAGGACAAACTGATACTTTCCACCATCCATCAGGCGAAAGGCCTTGAGTGGAAGACAGTGTTTGTTATTGGATTGGTGGACGGGCATTTTCCCAATGCGCGCACGCTTGAGCGGGGAAAGGAGCTGGAAGAAGAGCGGCGGCTTTTTTACGTTGCGGTGACGAGGGCGCAGGAAGAGCTCATCCTCACCTATCCTGAAACCTCATATCTGTCTTCAGGCTACCTCCTCGGCCGCCCTTCGCTCTTTGTGCGCGAATTACCTAAAAAGGTCTACCAGCGGTGGATGATCGAAGACGGCGGGGGCGACGATGCAGGCATGATAGATATCGATGAAGAGGGAGATAATGCGGATGGCATCCTCGGCAAAGTAATCAAAACCATGCGACGTTAA